From Pseudomonas sp. B21-028, one genomic window encodes:
- a CDS encoding YeaH/YhbH family protein, with the protein MSYVIDRRLNGKNKSTVNRQRFLRRYRDHIKKAVEEAVSRRSITDMEHGEQISIPGRDIDEPVLHHGRGGKQTVVHPGNKEFTSGEHIPRPPGGGGGKGPGKAGNSGEGMDEFVFQITQEEFLEFMFEDLELPNLVKRNLTGTDTFKTVRAGISNEGNPSRINIIRTLRSAHARRIALSGSSRAKLREVKEELARLKREEPDNFGDIQDLEAEIEKLSARIHRVPFLDTFDLKYNLLVKQPNPSSKAVMFCLMDVSGSMTQATKDIAKRFFILLYLFLKRNYDKIDVVFIRHHTSAREVDEEEFFYSRETGGTIVSSALKLMQEIMAERYPANEWNIYAAQASDGDNWNDDSPICRDILINQIMPFVQYYTYVEITPREHQALWYEYERIAEAFSDTFAQQQLVSAGDIYPVFRELFQRRLVT; encoded by the coding sequence ATGAGCTATGTGATCGACCGACGCCTCAATGGCAAGAACAAGAGCACGGTTAACCGCCAGCGCTTTTTGCGGCGGTATCGTGACCACATCAAGAAGGCCGTGGAAGAAGCGGTCAGCCGCCGTTCCATTACCGATATGGAGCATGGCGAACAGATCAGCATTCCCGGCCGCGACATCGACGAGCCGGTGCTTCACCATGGCCGCGGTGGCAAACAGACCGTCGTGCACCCCGGCAACAAGGAATTCACCAGCGGCGAGCACATCCCCCGCCCACCGGGTGGAGGGGGCGGCAAGGGCCCCGGCAAGGCCGGCAACTCCGGCGAAGGCATGGACGAATTCGTGTTTCAGATCACCCAGGAGGAATTCCTGGAGTTCATGTTCGAGGACCTTGAGCTGCCGAACCTGGTCAAGCGCAACCTGACCGGCACCGATACCTTCAAGACCGTGCGCGCCGGCATCAGCAATGAAGGCAATCCGTCGCGGATCAATATCATCCGCACGCTTCGCTCGGCCCACGCCCGCCGGATCGCCCTGTCGGGCAGCAGCCGGGCGAAACTGCGCGAGGTCAAGGAAGAACTGGCCCGACTGAAGCGCGAGGAACCTGACAATTTCGGCGACATTCAGGACCTGGAAGCGGAAATAGAGAAACTCAGCGCCCGTATCCACCGGGTTCCGTTTCTCGACACCTTCGACCTCAAGTACAACCTGTTGGTCAAACAGCCAAACCCCAGCTCCAAGGCCGTAATGTTCTGCCTGATGGACGTGTCCGGCTCCATGACCCAGGCCACCAAGGACATTGCCAAGCGATTCTTCATCCTGCTGTATCTGTTCCTCAAGCGAAACTACGACAAGATCGACGTGGTATTCATCCGCCACCACACCAGCGCCAGGGAAGTGGACGAAGAGGAGTTCTTCTACTCCCGGGAAACCGGCGGCACCATCGTCTCCAGCGCCTTGAAGCTGATGCAGGAGATCATGGCCGAACGGTATCCGGCCAACGAATGGAACATCTATGCAGCCCAGGCGTCCGACGGGGACAACTGGAACGACGACTCACCGATCTGCCGCGACATCCTGATCAACCAGATCATGCCGTTCGTCCAGTACTACACCTATGTGGAAATCACGCCCCGGGAACATCAGGCCCTGTGGTATGAATACGAACGCATCGCCGAAGCCTTTTCCGACACGTTTGCGCAACAGCAACTGGTCTCGGCCGGGGATATCTATCCGGTCTTCCGTGAACTCTTCCAGCGCAGGTTAGTGACATGA
- a CDS encoding SpoVR family protein: MTAKKEQKRQPISTGSEWTFELIQAYDREISRIADRYALDTYPNQIEVITAEQMMDAYASVGMPLGYHHWSYGKHFLSTEKSYSRGQMGLAYEIVINSDPCIAYLMEENTICMQALVVAHACYGHNSFFKGNYLFRTWTDASSIIDYLVFAKQYIMQCEERHGIDAVEDLLDSCHALMNYGVDRYKRPYPISAEEERRRQKDREEHLQKQINDLWRTIPKGADKYSEKDNARFPAEPQENILYFIEKHAPLLEPWQREIVRIVRKIAQYFYPQRQTQVMNEGWATFWHYTLMNDLYDEGLVTDGFMMEFLTSHTSVVFQPGFDSPYYSGINPYALGFAMYRDIRRMCENPTEEDRRWFPEIAGSDWLSTIKFAMSSFKDESFILQYLSPKVIRDLKLFSILDDDQKDDLLVPAIHDESGYRTIRETLAAQYNLGNREPNVQIYSIDRRGDRSLTLRHQAYNRKPLGDSTDEVLKHLHRLWGFDIHLETLQGDQVMKTHHVPPRNEQTEGDYGRLDLAVIHL; the protein is encoded by the coding sequence ATGACCGCCAAAAAAGAGCAGAAGCGCCAACCCATCTCCACCGGCTCCGAATGGACGTTCGAGCTGATCCAGGCCTACGACCGCGAAATCAGCCGTATCGCGGACCGTTATGCCCTCGACACCTACCCCAACCAGATCGAGGTGATCACCGCTGAGCAGATGATGGACGCCTACGCGTCGGTCGGCATGCCCCTGGGTTATCACCACTGGTCCTATGGCAAGCACTTCCTCAGCACTGAAAAATCCTACAGCCGCGGCCAGATGGGGCTGGCTTATGAGATCGTGATCAATTCCGACCCCTGCATTGCCTATCTGATGGAAGAAAACACCATCTGCATGCAGGCGCTGGTGGTGGCGCACGCGTGCTACGGCCACAACAGCTTCTTCAAAGGCAACTACCTGTTCCGCACCTGGACCGATGCCAGTTCGATCATCGATTACCTGGTGTTCGCCAAGCAGTACATCATGCAATGCGAGGAGCGCCACGGCATCGATGCCGTGGAAGACCTCCTGGACTCCTGCCACGCCCTGATGAACTACGGAGTGGATCGCTACAAAAGGCCGTACCCGATTTCTGCTGAAGAAGAACGCCGGCGCCAGAAGGACCGCGAAGAACACCTGCAAAAGCAGATCAATGACCTGTGGCGCACCATTCCCAAGGGCGCCGACAAGTACAGCGAAAAGGACAACGCACGGTTCCCCGCCGAACCCCAGGAAAACATTCTCTATTTCATCGAAAAACACGCCCCGTTGCTGGAGCCCTGGCAGCGGGAAATTGTGCGCATCGTGCGCAAGATTGCCCAGTACTTCTACCCGCAACGCCAGACCCAGGTCATGAACGAGGGATGGGCCACGTTCTGGCATTACACCTTGATGAACGACCTGTATGACGAAGGTCTGGTCACCGACGGCTTCATGATGGAGTTCCTGACGTCCCACACCAGCGTGGTGTTCCAGCCTGGATTCGACAGCCCCTACTACAGCGGCATCAACCCCTACGCACTGGGTTTTGCCATGTACCGCGATATACGACGCATGTGCGAGAACCCCACCGAAGAGGACCGTCGCTGGTTTCCGGAAATTGCCGGCTCGGATTGGTTATCCACGATCAAGTTCGCCATGAGCAGCTTCAAGGACGAGAGTTTTATCCTGCAATACCTCTCGCCCAAAGTAATCCGTGACCTGAAATTGTTCAGCATTCTGGATGACGACCAGAAGGACGACCTGCTGGTACCCGCCATCCACGATGAAAGCGGTTACCGCACCATTCGCGAAACCCTGGCCGCGCAGTACAACCTGGGCAACCGCGAGCCCAACGTACAGATCTACAGCATCGATCGGCGGGGAGATCGTTCGCTGACCTTGCGTCATCAGGCGTACAACCGCAAACCGCTGGGTGACTCCACGGATGAAGTGCTCAAGCACTTGCATCGCCTGTGGGGCTTCGACATTCACCTGGAAACCTTGCAGGGCGACCAAGTCATGAAAACCCACCATGTTCCACCCAGAAACGAACAGACCGAAGGTGATTACGGCCGCCTGGACCTGGCCGTCATCCATCTTTGA